One Setaria viridis chromosome 3, Setaria_viridis_v4.0, whole genome shotgun sequence DNA window includes the following coding sequences:
- the LOC117850972 gene encoding scarecrow-like protein 9: MESPEYCEINSNMTLDYIDQLLMEDSDEKASIYQRHDALQATEKPFYDILGQAYPSSPKDTMISTDSQIDCLQDSSSSYTKGACSGRFVSDILGPQGMHLVANDWASECDHFSSQFQRAAEEANKLVPSIERLMVDLDSNGLSDSNQMIGEAIGQKSKHVGKIRSHPHVDLELLEARNSKHLAISASETTRDEMFDSVLLCDWQLHCDAAHLREMKAKEESNSQQNVQSKRYGHGKVKSRSKKKEEGIDLRALLIQCAQAIAVNNLPFAGELLKKIRHHASPYGDGSQRLAIYLADGLEARLAGTGSKMYQKLMEKRTRATDMLKAYRLFIAVCPFTRVAYYFSNQTIVDVLNGRPKVHIIDFGITLGFQWPSLIQRFAKQEGGPPKLRITGIDVPQSGFRPCATLESTGKRLAEYAEMFNVPFQYQGITSQWENICIDNLNIDNDEVLIINCMYRTKYLGDELEDIDCPRDRVLRIMKRINPEVLILGISNGLYSSPFFLPRFREVLFHYSSLFDMLNTTVLQSHEERIRIERDLLGAGALNVVACEGEERIERPETYKQWQVRSLKAGFKQLPINQAILKRSIDEKNKHYHNDFVIDEDSGWLLQGWKGRVMHAVSSWKPKESYTNQKDRSRSSCTNQLY; encoded by the coding sequence ATGGAAAGTCCTGAGTACTGCGAGATAAACTCAAATATGACTCTCGACTACATAGACCAACTATTAATGGAGGACTCTGATGAGAAGGCCAGCATATATCAACGACATGATGCACTTCAGGCCACAGAGAAGCCTTTTTATGACATTCTTGGACAGGCATATCCATCTTCACCTAAGGATACAATGATCAGTACAGATAGTCAAATAGATTGTCTCCAAGATAGTAGCAGCAGTTATACTAAAGGGGCATGCAGTGGTAGATTTGTCAGTGATATTCTTGGGCCTCAGGGTATGCACCTGGTAGCCAATGATTGGGCTTCTGAATGTGATCATTTTTCTTCGCAATTTCAGAGAGCAGCGGAGGAAGCAAATAAGCTTGTTCCCAGTATTGAGAGGTTGATGGTTGATCTGGATAGTAATGGCCTTTCTGATTCCAATCAAATGATTGGGGAAGCAATTGGACAAAAGAGCAAGCATGTAGGCAAAATACGGAGTCATCCTCATGTGGACTTAGAGTTGTTGGAAGCGAGGAACAGTAAGCATTTGGCCATCTCGGCTAGTGAAACAACGCGGGATGAAATGTTCGATAGTGTTCTGCTCTGTGATTGGCAGCTTCATTGTGATGCTGCCCACCTTAGAGAAATGAAGGCAAAAGAAGAAAGCAACAGTCAACAGAATGTTCAAAGCAAAAGATATGGCCATGGGAAAGTGAAATCACGAAgtaagaagaaagaggaggggaTTGACCTCAGGGCTCTTCTCATCCAGTGTGCACAAGCAATAGCAGTTAACAACCTTCCGTTTGCTGGTGAGCTACTGAAGAAGATAAGGCATCACGCTTCACCATATGGAGATGGTTCTCAGAGGCTGGCGATTTACCTTGCAGATGGTCTTGAGGCACGGTTGGCCGGGACAGGGAGTAAAATGTATCAGAAACTGATGGAGAAACGAACAAGGGCCACAGACATGTTAAAAGCCTACCGCCTTTTCATTGCAGTGTGCCCTTTCACCAGAGTAGCATACTacttctccaaccaaacaatTGTTGATGTATTGAATGGACGACCAAAGGTGCATATCATTGATTTTGGCATCACACTTGGCTTTCAGTGGCCATCACTAATTCAGCGCTTTGCAAAGCAAGAAGGTGGCCCCCCTAAGCTTCGTATCACAGGCATAGATGTACCCCAGTCAGGTTTTCGCCCATGTGCAACGCTTGAATCAACAGGAAAGCGGTTGGCTGAATATGCAGAAATGTTCAATGTACCTTTTCAGTATCAAGGTATCACCTCACAATGGGAAAATATCTGCATTGACAATCTCAATATTGACAATGATGAGGTTCTTATAATCAACTGCATGTACCGAACGAAATATCTTGGTGATGAGTTAGAAGACATAGATTGCCCAAGGGATAGGGTACTGCGTATCATGAAGAGGATCAACCCAGAGGTTCTCATTCTTGGCATTTCGAATGGGTTGTACAGCTCCCCCTTCTTTCTGCCACGGTTCAGAGAGGTTTTGTTTCATTACTCTTCGCTGTTTGACATGCTCAATACAACTGTTCTCCAGAGTCACGAAGAAAGGATACGGATAGAGAGGGATCTGCTTGGGGCAGGCGCACTAAATGTTGTCGCATGTGAGGGTGAAGAAAGGATTGAGAGGCCAGAGACTTACAAACAGTGGCAAGTGAGAAGTCTAAAGGCTGGGTTCAAGCAACTTCCTATTAATCAAGCAATCCTGAAGAGATCAATAGATGAAAAAAACAAGCATTATCACAACGACTTTGTAATTGATGAAGATAGTGGCTGGCTGCTACAGGGATGGAAGGGGAGGGTAATGCATGCAGTGTCCTCATGGAAACCGAAAGAATCATATACTAATCAGAAAGATCGAAGTAGATCTTCGTGCACAAATCAGCTATACTAG
- the LOC117850974 gene encoding uncharacterized protein At5g02240: MATAAAACVRVASPFTGAPIRPPCHVIAARRGPRRAGLAVSAAAAAAAGGGLPPTVLVTGAGGRTGQIVYKKLKERAGQFVGRGLVRTEESKGKIGGADDVFIGDIRDPESIASAIEGIDALIILTSAVPKMKPGFDPSKGGRPEFYFEEGSYPEQVDWIGQKNQIDAAKSIGVKHIVLVGSMGGTDINHPLNKLGNGNILVWKRKAEQYLADSGLPYTIIRAGGLQDKDGGLRELIVGKDDEILKTETKTIAREDVAEVCIQALLFDEAKFKAFDLASKPEGEGTPTTDFRALFAQVNSRF; the protein is encoded by the exons atggccacggcggcggcggcgtgtgtGAGGGTGGCTTCTCCGTTCACGGGCGCACCTATCCGACCTCCTTGCCACGTCATTGCTGCGAGGCGGGGGCCCAGGAGGGCTGGGCTGGCCGtctcggcggcggctgcggctgcggccggcggcgggttgCCGCCCACCGTGCTcgtcaccggcgccggcggccgaacAG GCCAAATTGTGTACAAGAAGTTGAAGGAGAGGGCAGGCCAGTTTGTGGGACGAGGGCTGGTCAGGACCGAAGAGAGCAAAGGCAAAATCGGAGGCGCTGACGACGTGTTCATCGGCGATATAAGAGATCCTGAGAGCATTGCTTCTGCGATTGAGGGCATCGACGCGCTCATCATCCTCACCAGCGCGGTGCCGAAGATGAAGCCGGGGTTTGATCCTAGCAAGGGAGGGCGCCCAGAGTTTTACTTTGAAGAAGGGAGTTATCCTGAGCAG GTGGATTGGATTGGCCAAAAGAATCAAATAGATGCTG CCAAGAGCATTGGTGTTAAGCACATAGTTTTGGTGGGATCCATGGGTGGAACAGACATCAATCACCCATTAAACAAATTAGGAAATGGGAATATACTG GTATGGAAGCGTAAGGCGGAACAGTACCTAGCGGACTCTGGTCTGCCTTATACAATCATAAG GGCTGGAGGTTTACAAGATAAAGATGGTGGCTTGAGAGAGTTGATTGTTGGGAAGGATGACGAGATCTTGAAAACAGAAACTAAAACTATTGCCAGGGAAGATGTTGCAGAAGTTTGCATACAG GCCTTGCTATTTGATGAGGCAAAGTTTAAGGCATTTGATCTGGCATCAAAACCTGAAGGTGAAGGAACACCGACTACAGATTTCAGGGCACTTTTTGCACAAGTTAATAGTCGCTTCTAA
- the LOC117848188 gene encoding uncharacterized protein has translation MEGRVEACEGSEKAAAKQQLLARSGSRSSRTPGRRRWRSSSMDLDSEASKVATGGGGGGTSAAASAMMLTRSYSTTAAVDGGGGGGVGQQQAAEGEQRRLGAGARLARKIKEQRARFYIVRRCVSMLVCWHDDA, from the coding sequence ATGGAAGGAAGGGTGGAAGCATGCGAGGGGagcgagaaggcggcggcgaagcaGCAGCTGCTGGCGAGGAGCGGCAGCAGGAGCAGCCGGACGCCgggccggaggaggtggcggtccTCGTCGATGGACCTGGATAGCGAGGCGTCGAAGGtggccacgggcggcggcggcggcggcaccagcgccgccgcttccgcgaTGATGCTCACCCGGAGCTACTCCACCACCGCGgccgtggacggcggcggcggcggcggcgtggggcagcAGCAAGCAGCGGAGGGGGAGCAGAGAAGGCTCGGGGCGGGCGCGCGGCTGGCCCGGAAGATCAAGGAGCAGCGGGCGCGCTTCTACATCGTGCGCCGCTGCGTCTCCATGCTCGTCTGCTGGCACGACGACGCCTAG
- the LOC117847259 gene encoding uncharacterized protein: MAAVVNAPPAGCCTVAARPSMMMRARSRAGGRLVAANAVGDVAAEGNTYLIAGAVAVALVGTAFPILFSRKDTCPECDGAGFIRKAGSTLRANAARKDQAQIVCPNCNGLGKLGQIDK, from the exons ATGGCTGCCGTTGTGAACGCGCCACCAGCTGGTTGTtgcacggtggcggcgcggccgtcgaTGATGATGAGGGCGAGGTCAAGAGCGGGCGGGCGGCTGGTGGCGGCGAACGCTGTGGGCgacgtggcggcggagggcaaCACGTACCTCATCGCCGGCGCGGTGGCCGTCGCGCTCGTCGGCACGGCCTTCCCCATCCTCTTCTCGCGCAAGGACAC GTGCCCGGAGTGCGACGGCGCCGGGTTCATCCGCAAGGCGGGCTCGACGCTGCGGGCGAACGCGGCGAGGAAGGACCAGGCCCAGATCGTCTGCCCCAACTGCAACGGCCTCGGCAAGCTCGGCCAGATCGACAAGTAG
- the LOC117850851 gene encoding probable E3 ubiquitin-protein ligase RHC2A, whose product MASSPTAAPAASYWCYQCDRFVRATAEGGDGSSPPAAAAAAVACPSCGGGFLEEMGAPPPRAAYLRRPRAHHHHHHHHHAAAAADLRLRRARRGGASGGAGADSRASPFNPVIVLRRSPAGDADAADAAAAASSFELFYDDGAGSGLRPLPESMSDFLMGSGFERLLDQLAQIEAGGLARARDNPPASKAAVESMPVVAVDAARVAAESHCAVCKEPFELGAEAREMPCAHIYHADCILPWLALRNSCPVCRHEMPTDAPRGAGGARAAAGDGAAEEEATVGLTIWRLPGGGFAVGRFAGGRRPEERELPVVYTEMDGGFNNGGAPRRISWGSRQSPSTERGAIRRILRSVFACFGRGHSSSRASSSQSQMMPELNDAASDRSAAFSHGSRSRSTSWRLEDGHADAMVQR is encoded by the coding sequence ATGGCCTCCTCGCCCACGGCCGCCCCCGCGGCGTCCTACTGGTGCTACCAGTGCGACCGCTTCGTCCGCGCcacggcggagggcggcgacggcagctccccgcccgccgctgccgctgccgccgttgcCTGcccctcctgcggcggcggcttcctcgAGGAGATGGGCGCGCCCCCTCCCCGGGCCGCCtacctccgccgcccgcgcgcgcaccaccaccaccaccaccaccaccacgccgccgccgccgccgacctgcgtctccgccgcgcccgccgcggaggagcctcggggggcgccggcgccgactcCCGCGCCTCGCCCTTCAACCCCGTCATCGTGCTCCGCCGGTCCCCCGCCGGGGACGCCGACGCGGCAGACGCAGCGGCCGCGGCTAGCAGCTTCGAGCTCTTCTACGACGACGGCGCGGGTTCGGGCCTCCGCCCGCTCCCCGAGAGCATGTCCGACTTCCTCATGGGCTCCGGCTTCGAGCGCCTCCTCGACCAGCTCGCGCAGATCGAGGCCGgcggcctcgcccgcgcccgcgacaaCCCGCCGGCCTCCAAGGCCGCCGTCGAGTCCAtgcccgtcgtcgccgtcgacgccgcccgGGTCGCCGCCGAATCCCACTGCGCCGTCTGCAAGGAGCCCTTCGAGCTCGGCGCCGAGGCCCGGGAGATGCCCTGCGCCCACATCTACCACGCCGACTGCATCCTCCCCTGGCTCGCGCTCCGCAACTCCTGCCCAGTCTGCCGCCACGAGATGCCCACCGacgcgccgcgcggcgccggcggggcgcgggccgccgcaggcgacggcgccgccgaggaggaggccacTGTCGGCCTCACCATCTGGaggctccccggcggcggcttTGCCGTCGGCAGGTtcgccggcgggaggaggccCGAGGAGAGGGAGCTCCCCGTCGTCTACACGGAGATGGACGGCGGCTTCAACAACGGCGGCGCGCCCAGGAGGATCTCCTGGGGGTCAAGGCAGAGCCCGTCCACGGAGAGGGGCGCCATCAGGCGCATCCTGCGCAGCGTCTTCGCGTGCTTCGGCCGCGGTCACTCTTCTTCGCGGGCCTCGTCCTCCCAATCACAGATGATGCCGGAGCTCAACGACGCGGCGTCCGACCGGAGCGCTGCTTTCAGCCATGGGTCCAGGAGCCGGAGCACGAGCTGGCGGCTCGAGGACGGCCACGCAGATGCCATGGTGCAGAGATGA